A section of the Mycobacterium sp. 3519A genome encodes:
- a CDS encoding (2Fe-2S)-binding protein: MRITVTVDGTTYTDDVEPRLLLVHYLRDRLGKVGTVIGCDTSNCGACTVHLNGYSVKSCSVLAVQADGGDVTTVEGLARDGKLHPVQEAFRDNHALQCGFCTPGMIMQTIDLLAEHPHPDEEAVRHGLEGNLCRCTGYQNIVRAVQDAASRLEAKPAAPKTDSAEAVR; encoded by the coding sequence ATGCGTATCACTGTCACCGTCGACGGAACCACGTACACCGACGACGTGGAACCCCGACTTCTTCTCGTCCATTACCTTCGCGACCGGCTCGGCAAGGTCGGCACCGTGATCGGCTGCGACACCAGCAACTGCGGTGCCTGCACCGTCCACCTCAACGGCTACAGCGTCAAGTCGTGCTCCGTGCTGGCCGTACAGGCCGACGGCGGTGACGTGACCACCGTCGAAGGGCTGGCACGAGACGGCAAACTGCACCCCGTGCAGGAGGCGTTCCGCGACAACCACGCGCTGCAGTGCGGCTTCTGCACCCCCGGCATGATCATGCAGACCATCGATCTGCTCGCCGAGCACCCGCATCCCGACGAAGAGGCGGTGCGGCACGGCCTGGAGGGCAACCTATGCCGGTGCACCGGATACCAGAACATCGTCAGGGCCGTGCAGGACGCGGCCAGCCGGCTGGAGGCGAAACCGGCTGCGCCCAAGACTGAT